A genomic segment from Thermotoga neapolitana DSM 4359 encodes:
- a CDS encoding iron-containing alcohol dehydrogenase → MENFVFHNPTKIIFGRGTIPKIGEEIKNAGIKKVLFLYGGGSIKRNGVYDQVVESLKKHGIEWVEVSGVKPNPVLSKVHEAIEVGRKEKVEAVLGVGGGSVIDSAKTVAAGILYEGDIWDAFVGKYVIKEALPVFDVLTISATGTEMNGNAVITNEKTKEKYGVSSKALYPRVSIIDPSVQATLPKEQTVYGAVDAIAHILEYYFDGSSPEISNEIAEGTIRTIMKMTERLLEKPDDYEARANLAWSATIALNGTMAVGRRGGEWACHRIEHSLSALYDIAHGAGLAIVFPAWMRYVYRENPAQFERFARKIFNLEGEGEDLILRGIDSFKNWLRKVGAPVTLKDAGIPEKDIEKIVDNVMLLVEKNLKPKGATLGRVKVLEREDVQEILKIAAK, encoded by the coding sequence ATGGAGAATTTCGTCTTTCACAACCCAACAAAGATCATCTTCGGAAGGGGAACGATACCAAAGATAGGTGAGGAGATAAAGAATGCTGGAATAAAGAAAGTGCTCTTTCTCTACGGTGGAGGATCCATAAAAAGGAATGGAGTTTACGATCAGGTGGTCGAATCTCTGAAAAAGCATGGAATAGAGTGGGTGGAGGTCTCCGGTGTCAAGCCGAATCCTGTTCTTTCCAAAGTTCATGAGGCGATAGAGGTTGGAAGAAAAGAGAAGGTAGAGGCTGTGCTCGGTGTTGGTGGCGGAAGTGTGATAGATTCGGCAAAAACGGTGGCAGCTGGTATTCTGTACGAGGGTGATATCTGGGATGCCTTCGTTGGGAAATACGTGATAAAAGAGGCTCTTCCTGTCTTCGATGTGCTGACGATCTCTGCCACAGGAACAGAGATGAACGGAAACGCCGTCATAACGAATGAAAAAACGAAAGAAAAATATGGTGTGAGTTCAAAAGCCCTCTATCCCAGAGTTTCAATCATCGATCCTTCCGTTCAGGCCACACTTCCAAAAGAGCAAACGGTGTACGGAGCGGTGGATGCCATTGCTCACATCCTCGAGTATTACTTCGATGGAAGCAGCCCGGAGATCTCGAACGAAATAGCAGAGGGCACCATCAGAACCATCATGAAGATGACAGAAAGGCTCCTTGAAAAACCGGATGATTACGAAGCAAGGGCCAATCTTGCCTGGAGTGCGACCATAGCCCTGAACGGAACGATGGCTGTTGGAAGAAGAGGTGGAGAATGGGCCTGTCATAGAATAGAGCATTCTCTGAGTGCCCTCTACGACATCGCTCACGGTGCAGGTCTGGCAATCGTTTTTCCCGCGTGGATGAGGTACGTGTACAGAGAAAATCCTGCCCAGTTTGAAAGATTCGCGAGGAAAATATTCAACCTCGAAGGAGAGGGTGAGGATCTCATCCTGAGGGGTATAGATTCGTTCAAGAACTGGCTCAGGAAGGTGGGAGCTCCTGTAACTCTCAAAGATGCCGGTATTCCGGAGAAAGACATCGAGAAGATAGTGGACAACGTGATGCTCCTTGTGGAGAAAAATCTGAAACCAAAGGGAGCCACACTGGGTAGGGTGAAGGTTCTGGAAAGAGAAGACGTTCAAGAGATATTGAAAATAGCCGCAAAATGA